A window from Hymenobacter volaticus encodes these proteins:
- a CDS encoding M1 family metallopeptidase: MKFQNSIYIHGAAFALAFCVGSCVKKPIVSDSKPVLAGPTVAVVPGVSLELAQDRARRISRLGYNLIFTIPASKAESIAASETVTFHLTDAGQPVQLDFKEQADHLKSLTINGKTTAIDFREEHLVLPAASLKTGLNQVEIDFIAGNQSLNRNDDFLYTLLVPDRARTVFPVFDQPNLKASFKLILDVPTDWEAQANAPLDSTQLVLDGVLPGSNIYFFAPSDTISTYLFSFAAGKFTRISRSMAGREMQFLHRETDQDKLKLSLDPVFQIHADALKFLEQYTGIPYPFRKFDFVALPDFQYGGMEHVGAIDYKASTLFLDEGATQDQKIARSNLISHETAHMWFGDLVTMQWFNDVWMKEVFANFMADKITQIAVANSNYDLKFVIDHYPAAYGVDRTTGANPIRQDLENLKDAGSLYGNIIYHKAPIMMRQLERLMGEEPFRQGLQEYLKKYAFSNATWPDLIQILDARTPADLQAWNQVWVNQPGRPIFDYSLQTANGKITALQLTQQAEDKSDRLWPQLFEVLLVYPSGRVKELTVNMNQRQVLLPEAVGEAVPAFILFNSTGLGYGVFPIDKQLTTSLAKLQNPVARATAYVNFYENMLNGRAVAPRQLLEVYRQVLPKEKEELNIKLLTGQATDIFWRLLKPEERLALAPALEKELWQVMQQNPAPNSKKLLFKAYQSVALTKEAQTQLYTIWNKQQAPTGIKLTEDDYTALALALAVRDYPAATPILPTQLTRIQNPDRQKRMQFLMPALAPDVATRDAFFASLKDEKNREKEAWVVSALGYLHHPLRAATSEKYLPQSLALLEEIQQTGDIFFPYSWLQATLGSYQTPTAARTVREFLAAHPQYNPKLRAKLLQAADDVFRAEKLVM, from the coding sequence ATGAAGTTTCAAAATAGCATTTACATACACGGCGCGGCTTTCGCGCTGGCCTTTTGCGTTGGTAGCTGCGTGAAAAAACCGATTGTTTCCGATTCTAAGCCCGTGCTAGCCGGGCCCACTGTGGCGGTGGTGCCCGGCGTGAGTCTGGAGTTGGCGCAGGACCGGGCCCGCCGCATCTCCCGGCTCGGCTACAACTTAATCTTTACTATTCCGGCCAGTAAAGCCGAGTCGATTGCCGCTTCGGAAACCGTCACGTTTCATCTTACGGATGCAGGTCAGCCGGTGCAGCTCGATTTCAAGGAGCAAGCCGACCATCTCAAAAGTTTAACCATCAATGGCAAAACCACCGCCATTGATTTTCGGGAAGAGCATTTGGTGCTGCCGGCGGCCAGCCTTAAAACCGGCCTGAATCAGGTTGAAATCGACTTCATTGCCGGCAACCAGAGTCTCAACCGCAACGACGATTTTCTGTACACGCTGCTCGTACCCGACCGCGCACGCACAGTGTTTCCGGTCTTCGATCAGCCCAACCTCAAGGCCTCGTTCAAACTCATACTAGACGTACCTACCGATTGGGAGGCACAGGCCAACGCGCCGCTGGATTCGACTCAGCTCGTCCTCGATGGGGTACTGCCTGGCTCAAACATTTATTTCTTCGCACCCTCCGACACCATCAGCACCTACCTGTTTTCGTTTGCGGCGGGCAAGTTCACGCGCATTTCGCGCAGCATGGCCGGGCGCGAAATGCAGTTTCTGCACCGCGAAACCGACCAAGACAAGCTGAAACTGAGCTTGGACCCTGTTTTCCAGATTCACGCCGACGCGCTGAAGTTTTTGGAGCAGTACACCGGCATCCCATATCCATTTCGCAAGTTCGATTTCGTGGCGCTGCCCGATTTTCAGTACGGCGGCATGGAGCACGTGGGAGCTATCGACTACAAAGCCAGCACGCTCTTTCTGGACGAAGGCGCCACCCAAGACCAGAAAATAGCCCGTTCCAACCTGATCAGCCACGAAACCGCCCACATGTGGTTTGGCGACCTGGTGACCATGCAGTGGTTCAACGACGTGTGGATGAAGGAGGTGTTTGCCAACTTCATGGCCGACAAAATCACCCAAATAGCCGTTGCCAATTCCAACTACGACCTCAAGTTCGTCATTGACCACTACCCGGCGGCCTACGGCGTGGACCGTACCACGGGCGCCAACCCCATCCGGCAAGACCTGGAAAACCTGAAGGACGCCGGCTCGCTCTACGGCAACATCATCTACCACAAAGCGCCCATTATGATGCGGCAGCTAGAGCGGCTGATGGGGGAGGAGCCCTTCCGCCAGGGCCTGCAAGAATACCTCAAGAAGTACGCCTTTAGCAACGCCACCTGGCCCGACCTTATCCAGATTCTTGACGCTCGCACTCCCGCCGACCTGCAAGCCTGGAACCAAGTGTGGGTAAACCAACCCGGCCGCCCCATCTTCGACTATTCCTTGCAAACCGCGAACGGCAAAATCACCGCGTTACAACTCACCCAACAAGCCGAAGACAAGTCGGATCGGCTGTGGCCGCAGCTGTTTGAGGTGTTGCTGGTGTACCCTAGTGGCCGCGTGAAGGAGCTGACCGTGAACATGAACCAGCGCCAAGTGCTGCTGCCTGAGGCGGTTGGCGAAGCCGTGCCCGCGTTTATCTTGTTTAACTCGACCGGCTTAGGCTACGGCGTTTTTCCAATTGACAAGCAACTGACAACCAGTCTCGCCAAGCTGCAAAACCCCGTAGCCCGCGCCACGGCCTACGTCAACTTCTACGAAAACATGCTCAACGGTCGCGCCGTTGCGCCGCGGCAATTGCTGGAGGTGTACCGCCAAGTGTTGCCGAAAGAGAAGGAAGAACTGAACATAAAACTGCTCACGGGCCAGGCCACCGACATTTTCTGGCGGCTGCTCAAGCCCGAGGAGCGCCTCGCCCTGGCTCCGGCGCTGGAAAAAGAGCTGTGGCAAGTGATGCAGCAAAACCCGGCGCCCAACTCCAAGAAGCTGCTTTTCAAAGCTTACCAATCGGTAGCGCTGACCAAGGAGGCCCAAACGCAACTCTATACTATCTGGAACAAGCAGCAAGCACCCACCGGCATCAAGCTCACCGAGGACGACTACACCGCGCTGGCCCTGGCCCTAGCCGTCCGCGATTACCCGGCCGCCACGCCCATTCTGCCCACGCAGCTTACTCGCATCCAGAACCCCGACCGCCAGAAGCGCATGCAGTTCCTGATGCCCGCCCTCGCGCCCGATGTGGCCACGCGCGACGCCTTCTTTGCTTCGCTGAAAGACGAAAAGAACCGCGAAAAGGAAGCGTGGGTGGTTTCGGCGCTGGGGTATCTGCACCACCCGCTGCGCGCCGCCACCTCCGAGAAGTACTTGCCTCAAAGCCTGGCACTGCTCGAAGAAATCCAGCAGACCGGCGACATCTTCTTCCCGTACTCCTGGCTGCAAGCCACGCTCGGTTCCTACCAAACACCTACCGCCGCCCGCACCGTTCGGGAGTTTTTGGCCGCGCATCCGCAGTACAACCCCAAGCTGCGCGCCAAGCTCCTACAAGCCGCCGACGACGTGTTCCGCGCCGAAAAGCTAGTGATGTAA
- the pxpB gene encoding 5-oxoprolinase subunit PxpB, which yields MSLSTGSLLVENPVQLYPLGDSAVVLQFGEGINQATHRAIQAVGAYLEEHPFPGFTEYVPAFTTLTVYYDPWRASKAGHLDPYAEVVRHLQKLLRAVPAPTDVAASVVVEIPVCYCGRFGPDLAWLADHIGLTPAQVVALHTEPEYLVYMIGFAPGFPYLGGMKELLAAPRKDQPRALVPAGSVGIAGKQTGIYSLPTPGGWQLIGRTPRRLFAPEAASPSLLRAGQKLRFVSITEDEYQHLQEHES from the coding sequence ATGTCCCTTTCGACTGGCAGCCTCTTAGTTGAAAATCCGGTGCAGCTTTACCCGCTCGGCGATTCAGCGGTTGTTTTGCAGTTCGGCGAGGGTATAAACCAAGCCACCCACCGCGCCATCCAGGCCGTAGGCGCTTATTTAGAGGAGCATCCGTTTCCGGGCTTTACGGAATACGTGCCGGCCTTCACCACCCTCACCGTGTATTACGACCCTTGGCGGGCCAGCAAAGCCGGCCACCTTGACCCGTACGCGGAAGTAGTACGCCACTTGCAGAAGCTATTGCGCGCAGTGCCGGCCCCCACTGACGTGGCCGCTTCTGTGGTAGTAGAAATACCAGTGTGCTACTGCGGCCGTTTCGGACCCGATTTGGCGTGGCTGGCCGACCATATAGGCCTGACGCCCGCGCAAGTTGTTGCCTTGCACACCGAACCGGAGTACTTGGTGTACATGATAGGGTTTGCGCCGGGCTTCCCGTATTTGGGAGGCATGAAAGAGTTACTGGCAGCCCCGCGCAAAGACCAACCCCGGGCTCTGGTGCCGGCTGGTTCGGTAGGTATTGCGGGCAAACAAACCGGCATCTACTCCCTGCCCACGCCAGGCGGTTGGCAACTGATTGGCCGAACGCCCCGGCGCCTGTTCGCGCCCGAGGCGGCATCGCCGAGTTTGCTGCGGGCGGGGCAAAAGCTAAGGTTTGTGTCCATCACCGAAGACGAATACCAACACCTGCAAGAGCATGAGTCTTAA
- a CDS encoding NRAMP family divalent metal transporter gives MKPARNWGVLAGAAFLMATSAVGPGFLTQTTVFTESLGASFGFVILTSIIIDIGVQLTIWRVIAVSEMRAPDIANRVLPGLGGFISALIVLGGLAFNIGNVGGAGLGLQVLTGLPVSLCAVLAAAMSVAIFLVREAGPVMDRFAQLMGLVMILIIIYVAVTTGPPVAEAALRTVVPTRIDFTSIVTLVGGTVGGYITFSGGHRLLDAGIKGPDALPHVTQSAIMGVSVASLIRVFLFLATLGVVSRGLAIDASNPPASVFQLAAGQVGYKLFGVVMFAAAITSIIGSAYTSISFLKSLLPSVAAHENRFIIAFIVVSTLAFVTIGKPVSLLVWAGALNGFILPITLATLLIAAYRRDVVGTYRHPLWLAVFGLAVVLIMTGMSGTVLVEQVSALFK, from the coding sequence ATGAAGCCAGCCCGCAATTGGGGGGTGCTAGCAGGTGCCGCCTTCCTGATGGCCACTTCAGCGGTCGGCCCCGGTTTCCTCACCCAAACCACCGTCTTCACCGAATCGTTGGGGGCCAGCTTCGGCTTCGTCATTCTGACTTCCATTATCATCGATATCGGGGTGCAGCTCACCATCTGGCGGGTTATTGCCGTGTCGGAAATGCGGGCCCCCGACATTGCCAACCGGGTGCTGCCGGGCCTTGGTGGCTTTATTTCTGCGCTCATTGTGCTCGGTGGGCTTGCCTTCAACATCGGCAACGTGGGCGGCGCGGGCCTCGGGTTGCAGGTACTGACGGGCCTGCCGGTTTCGCTTTGCGCGGTGCTGGCCGCAGCCATGTCCGTGGCTATTTTCTTGGTGCGCGAGGCGGGGCCGGTCATGGACCGGTTTGCCCAACTCATGGGGCTCGTGATGATTCTCATTATCATTTACGTAGCCGTCACGACGGGCCCGCCGGTGGCCGAAGCCGCCCTGCGCACCGTGGTTCCTACCCGCATTGATTTCACGTCCATCGTCACGCTGGTCGGTGGCACGGTAGGCGGCTACATCACCTTTTCCGGTGGTCACCGCCTCCTCGACGCAGGCATCAAAGGACCAGATGCCCTGCCCCACGTGACGCAAAGCGCCATCATGGGTGTATCGGTGGCTTCCCTAATTCGGGTGTTCCTGTTCTTGGCCACGCTCGGGGTAGTGAGCCGCGGCCTTGCTATTGATGCCAGCAATCCGCCGGCTTCGGTGTTTCAGCTGGCGGCCGGACAGGTAGGCTACAAGTTGTTTGGCGTGGTGATGTTTGCCGCGGCCATTACGTCCATCATCGGCTCGGCTTACACCTCTATTTCTTTCTTGAAGTCCCTACTGCCAAGCGTAGCCGCCCACGAAAACCGCTTTATTATCGCCTTTATCGTGGTGTCGACGCTGGCCTTCGTGACCATCGGTAAGCCGGTGAGTTTGCTGGTGTGGGCCGGAGCGCTAAACGGATTCATCCTGCCGATTACGCTTGCAACCCTGCTCATAGCAGCCTACCGCCGCGACGTAGTTGGCACCTATCGGCACCCGCTGTGGCTGGCCGTGTTTGGGCTGGCAGTTGTGCTCATCATGACAGGCATGAGCGGTACCGTGCTGGTGGAGCAGGTATCGGCGCTGTTTAAGTGA
- a CDS encoding amidohydrolase family protein: protein MKLVYRLLASTLPLLAAGYASRQPAQASYDLVITHANVVDVETGRVLPDQTIAVSNGLIQQLSKSTIAPLAAKQTLDARGKYLIPGLWDMHVHFRGGDSLITANRNLLPLYLAHGITTVRDAGGDLTPAVFSWRQQIQAGQLAGPTIYTSGPKIDGPKAFWAGSLEVETPAQIEKALDSLQALKVDYVKLYESTISRDAFLNTIIAAQKRGMTTTGHMPYTATLREASERGLDASEHLYYVFKGCSAKEDSITKAVENSLSTPKPLGLFAVLPAIYRTYDPTTATRLYRTLVANKTAVVPTLYIQKLLAELPETDHSRDTLLAYIDPKIQATYARRLAGARAQSAATRAFNKQLGAKFTTLVPAIQKAGVTLLAGSDSGASNSYVYPGTSLLGELELMVQAGLTPTQALQAATINGARFLKADKRSGTIQKGKDADLVLLDQNPLANITNLRKINTVITRGKVYSAADLRQMMKAVKH, encoded by the coding sequence ATGAAACTTGTCTACCGCTTACTTGCTTCTACTCTCCCGTTGCTAGCCGCAGGTTATGCCAGCCGACAGCCCGCACAAGCTTCGTACGACCTCGTCATTACGCACGCCAACGTGGTAGACGTGGAAACCGGCCGGGTTTTGCCCGACCAAACCATCGCTGTCAGCAACGGTCTGATTCAACAGCTAAGCAAGTCGACTATTGCTCCGCTGGCCGCCAAACAAACCCTGGATGCGCGCGGCAAATACCTGATTCCGGGCTTGTGGGACATGCACGTGCACTTCCGGGGCGGCGACTCGCTCATTACCGCCAACCGCAACCTGCTGCCCCTCTACCTCGCCCACGGCATCACAACGGTGCGCGACGCCGGCGGCGACCTAACACCGGCGGTTTTCTCTTGGCGCCAGCAAATTCAGGCCGGACAATTGGCCGGACCGACCATCTACACCTCCGGCCCCAAGATAGATGGCCCGAAGGCGTTTTGGGCCGGTTCGTTGGAAGTCGAGACGCCCGCGCAAATTGAAAAGGCCCTGGATTCGTTGCAAGCCTTGAAGGTGGATTACGTGAAGCTCTACGAAAGCACCATCTCCCGCGACGCCTTCCTGAACACCATTATCGCTGCCCAAAAACGGGGCATGACCACCACCGGCCACATGCCCTACACCGCTACGTTGCGCGAAGCTTCCGAACGGGGCCTCGATGCGTCGGAGCACCTCTACTACGTGTTTAAAGGCTGCTCGGCCAAGGAAGACAGCATCACCAAGGCCGTTGAAAACAGCCTCAGCACACCCAAGCCGCTCGGTTTGTTTGCCGTGTTGCCCGCCATCTACCGCACCTACGACCCCACTACAGCCACCCGCCTCTACCGTACGTTGGTAGCCAACAAAACCGCCGTCGTGCCCACGCTCTACATCCAGAAGCTGCTGGCCGAACTCCCCGAAACCGACCACTCCCGCGATACGCTGCTCGCCTATATCGACCCCAAGATTCAGGCCACCTACGCCCGCCGCTTGGCCGGTGCCCGGGCGCAATCCGCCGCAACTCGCGCCTTCAATAAGCAGCTCGGCGCCAAGTTCACGACCCTAGTACCAGCCATACAAAAAGCCGGGGTGACCCTGCTAGCCGGCTCCGACAGCGGCGCGTCCAACTCCTACGTGTACCCCGGCACCTCCCTACTCGGCGAGTTAGAGTTGATGGTACAAGCCGGCCTCACGCCAACGCAGGCACTACAAGCCGCTACCATCAACGGCGCGCGTTTCCTGAAAGCCGACAAACGTTCCGGCACCATCCAGAAAGGCAAAGATGCCGACTTGGTACTCCTAGACCAGAATCCGCTAGCAAACATCACCAACCTGCGCAAAATCAACACGGTAATCACGCGCGGCAAGGTGTACAGCGCCGCCGACCTTCGGCAAATGATGAAGGCCGTAAAACACTAA
- a CDS encoding peptide deformylase produces the protein MPIRDILQLGHPVLRQIAQPVPDPTAPTVAALVTDLTDTVAHWRETTGYGRAIAAPQIGELQRVVLLRLPGQPVWPFINPSIVAYSPEKTVVWDACLSFLSIFMQVERYEWIMVRYQDLAGQWHETYAGREDDLAELLQHEIDHLDGILSIDRIVDIKTLCSREEFERQYRADSPYGRS, from the coding sequence ATGCCTATTCGTGATATCCTCCAGCTTGGCCACCCTGTTTTGCGCCAGATAGCCCAACCCGTGCCGGACCCCACGGCGCCGACCGTGGCTGCCCTCGTAACGGACCTGACCGATACAGTAGCCCACTGGCGCGAAACCACCGGCTATGGCCGCGCTATTGCGGCCCCGCAGATCGGGGAATTGCAGCGGGTGGTTCTGCTACGCTTGCCGGGCCAGCCAGTGTGGCCGTTCATCAACCCGAGCATAGTGGCCTACAGCCCCGAGAAGACGGTAGTATGGGATGCCTGCTTGTCTTTTCTGTCCATTTTCATGCAAGTGGAGCGCTACGAATGGATTATGGTGCGCTACCAGGATCTTGCGGGCCAGTGGCACGAAACCTACGCCGGGCGCGAAGACGACCTCGCCGAACTACTCCAACACGAAATCGACCATCTTGACGGTATCCTCTCCATCGACCGAATAGTGGACATAAAAACCCTCTGCTCCCGCGAGGAATTCGAGCGCCAATACCGCGCCGACAGCCCGTACGGAAGGTCCTAG
- a CDS encoding Imm51 family immunity protein: MANSYAPFVVYDLQENATPERKYRIVVDLSEMDDYYNVFEKHGYSGSGASWAEHIETILEEHAPELLDHVELAGEGEIFRAYTDSRSSAEQFLRLLHPIFGDLDSLNKYLSQTDPGDFFE; encoded by the coding sequence ATGGCAAATAGTTACGCTCCTTTCGTTGTCTACGATTTACAGGAAAACGCAACCCCTGAGCGCAAGTACCGCATCGTGGTGGATTTGTCGGAGATGGACGACTACTACAACGTGTTTGAGAAGCATGGGTACAGCGGCAGCGGCGCCTCCTGGGCCGAGCACATCGAAACCATCCTGGAAGAACACGCTCCCGAACTGCTAGACCACGTGGAGCTAGCCGGCGAAGGCGAAATATTCCGCGCATACACGGATAGCCGCAGTTCCGCCGAGCAGTTCCTACGCCTGCTCCACCCCATCTTCGGCGACCTCGACAGCCTCAACAAGTACCTCAGCCAAACCGACCCCGGCGACTTTTTCGAGTAA
- a CDS encoding CbrC family protein, which produces MVTPTTPPQFVFNPNAYQVGLFEQQDIVCECCQQPRAYNYAGPIYCVANVEELCPWCIADGSAARKWDAEFQDWASIEGHDPNPQGTPPAAINPASLEEVLFRSPAYNSWQQGVWLTHCQDMCVFLGYVGGNNIRPLLDELRPDLEAWPDEDFLLRNLSADGSLTGYLFQCRHCGQHRLHIDCD; this is translated from the coding sequence ATGGTCACCCCGACTACGCCGCCGCAATTTGTCTTCAACCCCAATGCGTACCAGGTAGGCCTTTTCGAGCAACAGGATATTGTGTGCGAATGCTGCCAGCAACCACGGGCGTACAACTATGCCGGGCCGATATACTGCGTGGCTAATGTCGAGGAGTTATGTCCCTGGTGCATTGCGGATGGCTCGGCAGCGCGAAAATGGGACGCAGAATTTCAGGATTGGGCTTCTATTGAGGGACACGACCCGAACCCACAAGGCACCCCACCCGCAGCTATCAATCCGGCTTCGTTGGAAGAAGTATTATTTCGCTCACCGGCCTACAACTCCTGGCAGCAAGGCGTATGGCTGACGCATTGCCAGGATATGTGCGTGTTTCTCGGCTATGTAGGCGGCAACAACATTCGTCCCCTGCTCGATGAATTGCGTCCGGACTTAGAAGCGTGGCCTGATGAAGACTTTCTGTTGCGTAATCTGTCGGCCGATGGTAGCCTGACCGGCTATCTGTTTCAGTGCCGCCATTGTGGCCAGCATCGGCTGCATATCGACTGTGATTAA
- a CDS encoding VWA domain-containing protein yields the protein MPESAAARWKLVLGSAADANNQTPFSPDYQGMDQVLTALYDEQDGKERKAGLGGSAPRVSRWLGDIRTYFPSDVVAVMQRDAMDRLGLQQLLMEPEILRTVQADVQLVGTLLSLSRVMPQKVKHTAREVVRKVVQELEQKLSNPLRQAVQGALSRAVRNPRPRYREIDWGATIRVNLKHYQPAQRTIIPERLVGFGRRGQALKEIVLCVDQSGSMASSVVYTGVFGAVLASIKAVKTHMVVFDTAVVNLSENLQDPVDLLFGVQLGGGTDINLALTYCQQLITRPTDTILVLVSDLYEGGNEAAMIKRAAALKAAGVTVVALLALSDEGAPSFDRRVAEKLATFDIPSFACTPAQFPELMAAAIQGRELKV from the coding sequence ATGCCCGAATCTGCTGCTGCCCGCTGGAAACTGGTGCTCGGTTCCGCTGCCGACGCCAACAATCAAACGCCTTTCTCGCCCGACTACCAGGGCATGGACCAAGTGCTTACTGCTCTCTACGACGAACAAGATGGCAAAGAGCGCAAAGCGGGCCTCGGCGGTTCGGCTCCGCGCGTGAGCCGCTGGCTCGGCGACATTCGCACCTACTTCCCCTCCGACGTGGTAGCCGTGATGCAGCGCGACGCCATGGACCGCCTTGGCTTGCAGCAACTCCTGATGGAGCCCGAAATCTTGCGCACCGTGCAGGCTGACGTGCAATTGGTGGGCACGCTGCTATCGTTGAGCCGCGTGATGCCGCAGAAAGTGAAGCACACGGCCCGCGAAGTGGTGCGCAAAGTGGTGCAAGAGCTAGAACAAAAACTTTCCAACCCACTGCGGCAAGCCGTGCAGGGCGCCCTGAGCCGGGCCGTGCGCAATCCGCGCCCCCGCTACCGCGAAATAGATTGGGGCGCCACGATTCGGGTGAACCTAAAGCACTACCAGCCGGCGCAGCGCACCATTATCCCGGAGCGGTTGGTGGGGTTCGGGCGGCGCGGGCAGGCACTCAAGGAAATTGTGCTGTGCGTAGACCAAAGCGGCTCGATGGCTTCGTCGGTGGTGTATACGGGCGTTTTTGGGGCGGTGCTGGCCTCCATCAAGGCGGTGAAAACGCACATGGTTGTGTTTGATACGGCTGTGGTCAACCTCAGTGAAAACCTGCAAGATCCCGTGGATTTGCTGTTTGGCGTGCAGCTCGGCGGCGGCACCGATATCAACTTGGCCCTCACGTATTGCCAGCAGCTTATCACCCGCCCCACCGATACCATTTTGGTTCTCGTTAGCGACCTGTACGAAGGCGGCAACGAGGCCGCCATGATCAAGCGGGCAGCAGCCCTCAAAGCCGCGGGCGTCACGGTAGTGGCCCTGCTCGCCCTCTCCGACGAAGGCGCCCCGAGCTTCGACCGACGCGTAGCCGAAAAGCTCGCCACTTTCGATATTCCTAGCTTTGCCTGCACCCCGGCGCAGTTTCCAGAACTGATGGCCGCCGCCATTCAAGGCCGGGAGCTGAAGGTGTAG